One part of the Phoenix dactylifera cultivar Barhee BC4 chromosome 4, palm_55x_up_171113_PBpolish2nd_filt_p, whole genome shotgun sequence genome encodes these proteins:
- the LOC103721894 gene encoding NADP-dependent malic enzyme isoform X2 has product MISVSRSHFQRCGNRDRLYHSQRRSSAAGVVVRCCGRGRGDGKVRGVAMESTLKEIRGDKPSVLDMDPESTVGGGVEDVYGEDRATEEQLVTPWTLSVASGYTLLRDPHHNKGLAFTEKERDAHYLRGLLPPVCITQGLQEKKILHNLRQYQVPLQRYMALMDLQERNERLFYKLLIDNVEELLPIVYTPTVGEACQKYGCIFRHPQGLYLSLKEKGKILEVLKNWPERSIQVIVVTDGERILGLGDLGCQGMGIPVGKLSLYTALGGVRPSACLPITIDVGTNNEQLLKDEFYIGLRQRRATGQEYAEFLHEFMCAVKQNYGEKVLIQFEDFANHNAFELLSKYGTTHLVFNDDIQGTASVVLAGLVAALKLVGGTLAEHTFLFLGAGEAGTGIAELIALEMSKQTKAPLEETRKKIWLVDSKGLIVRSRKESLQHFKKPWAHEHEPVSNLLDAVKAIKPTVLIGSSGVGKTFTKEVVEAMASFNEKPIILALSNPTSQSECTAEEAYRWSKGRAIFASGSPFDPVELNGKVFVPGQANNAYIFPGLGLGLVISGAIRVHDDMLLAACVQVSFGEIICYIYHEACLASIWGAELRKFKIVHLVLVEIPIMLP; this is encoded by the exons ATGATCTCCGTTAGTAGAAGCCATTTCCAG AGGTGCGGAAATCGAGACCGCTTGTATCACTCGCAGCGGCGGAGCTCGGCGGCGGGGGTGGTGGTGCGGTGCtgcggaagaggaagaggagacggGAAGGTGAGAGGAGTGGCGATGGAGAGCACGCTGAAGGAGATCAGAGGGGACAAGCCGTCGGTGCTCGATATGGATCCCGAGTCCACCGTCGGCGGCGGCGTGGAGGACGTCTACGGCGAGGATCGGGCCACGGAGGAGCAGCTCGTTACCCCCTGGACCCTATCTGTCGCCAG TGGTTACACTTTGTTGAGGGATCCGCACCACAACAAAGGGCTTGCCTTCACCGAGAAGGAGAGAGATGCCCACTACCTGCGAGGCCTCTTGCCTCCAGTTTGCATCACTCAGGGGCTTCAG GAGAAGAAGATCTTGCACAATCTTCGCCAGTATCAAGTACCCCTGCAGCGTTACATGGCATTAATGGATCTTCAA GAGAGAAATGagaggttgttttacaagcttctTATAGACAATGTTGAAGAGTTGCTTCCGATTGTTTACACACCAACAGTTGGTGAGGCTTGCCAAAAGTATGGGTGCATCTTTAGGCATCCACAGGGTCTTTACCTCAGTTTGAAGGAGAA GGGGAAGATTCTTGAGGTGCTAAAAAACTGGCCTGAGAGGAGCATTCAGGTTATTGTGGTCACCGATGGTGAGCGTATTTTAGGGCTTGGAGATCTTGGTTGCCAG GGAATGGGAATTCCCGTAGGCAAGCTTTCACTGTATACGGCCCTTGGAGGAGTTCGCCCATCAGCA TGCTTACCCATCACAATAGATGTGGGCACAAACAACGAGCAGTTGCTGAAGGATGAATTCTATATAGGGTTAAGGCAAAGGAGAGCAACTGGCCAG GAATATGCTGAATTTCTCCACGAGTTCATGTGTGCTGTTAAACAGAACTATGGGGAAAAAGTCCTCATTCAG TTTGAAGACTTTGCCAACCACAATGCATTTGAACTGCTTTCAAAATATGGCACTACTCATCTTGTTTTCAATGATGATATTCAG GGGACAGCTTCTGTTGTCCTTGCTGGGCTTGTGGCAGCTCTGAAGCTGGTTGGCGGAACTTTAGCAGAGCACACTTTCTTGTTCCTTGGTGCTGGGGAG GCTGGTACTGGTATTGCTGAACTGATAGCTCTTGAAATGTCAAAACAG ACAAAAGCTCCATTGGAAGAGACTCGGAAGAAGATTTGGCTTGTGGATTCTAAG GGATTAATTGTGAGGTCACGCAAGGAATCTCTTCAACACTTCAAGAAACCTTGGGCACATGAGCATGAACCTGTCAGTAACCTCTTAGATGCTGTCAAG GCTATCAAGCCCACTGTTTTGATAGGATCATCTGGAGTGGGAAAAACTTTCACAAAGGAAGTAGTTGAAGCCATGGCCTCCTTTAATGAG AAGCCAATAATTCTCGCCCTGTCAAACCCAACTTCTCAATCTGAATGCACTGCTGAGGAAGCATACAGATGGAGTAAG GGCCGAGCAATATTTGCTAGTGGAAGTCCATTTGATCCTGTTGAGTTGAACGGCAAGGTTTTTGTGCCAGGCCAG GCCAACAATGCATATATTTTCCCTGGGTTGGGTCTTGGTTTGGTGATCTCAGGTGCTATACGCGTGCACGATGACATGCTCCTTGCAGCTt GTGTGCAAGTTTCCTTTGGAGAGATTATTTGTTATATATACCATGAAGCCTGTCTAGCCAGTATATGGGGGGCAGAACTTAGGAAATTTAAGATTGTTCATTTagttttggtagaaataccaataATGTTACCTTAG
- the LOC103721894 gene encoding NADP-dependent malic enzyme isoform X1 — MISVSRSHFQRCGNRDRLYHSQRRSSAAGVVVRCCGRGRGDGKVRGVAMESTLKEIRGDKPSVLDMDPESTVGGGVEDVYGEDRATEEQLVTPWTLSVASGYTLLRDPHHNKGLAFTEKERDAHYLRGLLPPVCITQGLQEKKILHNLRQYQVPLQRYMALMDLQERNERLFYKLLIDNVEELLPIVYTPTVGEACQKYGCIFRHPQGLYLSLKEKGKILEVLKNWPERSIQVIVVTDGERILGLGDLGCQGMGIPVGKLSLYTALGGVRPSACLPITIDVGTNNEQLLKDEFYIGLRQRRATGQEYAEFLHEFMCAVKQNYGEKVLIQFEDFANHNAFELLSKYGTTHLVFNDDIQGTASVVLAGLVAALKLVGGTLAEHTFLFLGAGEAGTGIAELIALEMSKQTKAPLEETRKKIWLVDSKGLIVRSRKESLQHFKKPWAHEHEPVSNLLDAVKAIKPTVLIGSSGVGKTFTKEVVEAMASFNEKPIILALSNPTSQSECTAEEAYRWSKGRAIFASGSPFDPVELNGKVFVPGQANNAYIFPGLGLGLVISGAIRVHDDMLLAASEALAQQVTQENLDNKGLIYPPFSNIRKISADIAANVAATAYELGLATRLPRPQNLVKYAESCMYSPIYRNYR, encoded by the exons ATGATCTCCGTTAGTAGAAGCCATTTCCAG AGGTGCGGAAATCGAGACCGCTTGTATCACTCGCAGCGGCGGAGCTCGGCGGCGGGGGTGGTGGTGCGGTGCtgcggaagaggaagaggagacggGAAGGTGAGAGGAGTGGCGATGGAGAGCACGCTGAAGGAGATCAGAGGGGACAAGCCGTCGGTGCTCGATATGGATCCCGAGTCCACCGTCGGCGGCGGCGTGGAGGACGTCTACGGCGAGGATCGGGCCACGGAGGAGCAGCTCGTTACCCCCTGGACCCTATCTGTCGCCAG TGGTTACACTTTGTTGAGGGATCCGCACCACAACAAAGGGCTTGCCTTCACCGAGAAGGAGAGAGATGCCCACTACCTGCGAGGCCTCTTGCCTCCAGTTTGCATCACTCAGGGGCTTCAG GAGAAGAAGATCTTGCACAATCTTCGCCAGTATCAAGTACCCCTGCAGCGTTACATGGCATTAATGGATCTTCAA GAGAGAAATGagaggttgttttacaagcttctTATAGACAATGTTGAAGAGTTGCTTCCGATTGTTTACACACCAACAGTTGGTGAGGCTTGCCAAAAGTATGGGTGCATCTTTAGGCATCCACAGGGTCTTTACCTCAGTTTGAAGGAGAA GGGGAAGATTCTTGAGGTGCTAAAAAACTGGCCTGAGAGGAGCATTCAGGTTATTGTGGTCACCGATGGTGAGCGTATTTTAGGGCTTGGAGATCTTGGTTGCCAG GGAATGGGAATTCCCGTAGGCAAGCTTTCACTGTATACGGCCCTTGGAGGAGTTCGCCCATCAGCA TGCTTACCCATCACAATAGATGTGGGCACAAACAACGAGCAGTTGCTGAAGGATGAATTCTATATAGGGTTAAGGCAAAGGAGAGCAACTGGCCAG GAATATGCTGAATTTCTCCACGAGTTCATGTGTGCTGTTAAACAGAACTATGGGGAAAAAGTCCTCATTCAG TTTGAAGACTTTGCCAACCACAATGCATTTGAACTGCTTTCAAAATATGGCACTACTCATCTTGTTTTCAATGATGATATTCAG GGGACAGCTTCTGTTGTCCTTGCTGGGCTTGTGGCAGCTCTGAAGCTGGTTGGCGGAACTTTAGCAGAGCACACTTTCTTGTTCCTTGGTGCTGGGGAG GCTGGTACTGGTATTGCTGAACTGATAGCTCTTGAAATGTCAAAACAG ACAAAAGCTCCATTGGAAGAGACTCGGAAGAAGATTTGGCTTGTGGATTCTAAG GGATTAATTGTGAGGTCACGCAAGGAATCTCTTCAACACTTCAAGAAACCTTGGGCACATGAGCATGAACCTGTCAGTAACCTCTTAGATGCTGTCAAG GCTATCAAGCCCACTGTTTTGATAGGATCATCTGGAGTGGGAAAAACTTTCACAAAGGAAGTAGTTGAAGCCATGGCCTCCTTTAATGAG AAGCCAATAATTCTCGCCCTGTCAAACCCAACTTCTCAATCTGAATGCACTGCTGAGGAAGCATACAGATGGAGTAAG GGCCGAGCAATATTTGCTAGTGGAAGTCCATTTGATCCTGTTGAGTTGAACGGCAAGGTTTTTGTGCCAGGCCAG GCCAACAATGCATATATTTTCCCTGGGTTGGGTCTTGGTTTGGTGATCTCAGGTGCTATACGCGTGCACGATGACATGCTCCTTGCAGCTt CTGAAGCTCTGGCCCAGCAGGTGACACAGGAGAACTTGGATAATAAAGGACTGATTTACCCGCCCTTCTCAAATATTAGAAAGATATCTGCTGATATTGCTGCTAATGTGGCTGCTACAGCATATGAGCTTG GTTTGGCAACACGGCTCCCTCGTCCGCAGAACCTGGTAAAGTATGCAGAGAGCTGCATGTACAGCCCCATCTACCGCAATTATAGATAA